Part of the Deltaproteobacteria bacterium genome, ACGGCCGCGGAGATCATGAACGAGGCCATGGCCATGCGCGAGACGTCGATGCCCATGAGGGCCGCTGCTCTGGGGTCGAAGGAACAGGCCAGCATGCCTCGGCCCCACATGGTCCGGGCGAAGAAGCTCTTGAGGGCAACGAGTAAGATCAGGGTGATGCCCAGAACCCACAGACTTTGGGGGAGCATGGCCGCGCCGAAAAAGCGGATGGGCTCCATGCTCGAGAAATGGGGCAGGGCAAAGGTGTCCTTGCCCCAGATCAGGGTGACCAGTCCGCGAATGAGGATGGAAGCCCCGATGGTGATGATGATCAGGTTGATGGTCGAGGATGAAGACACAGGCCGTATGCAGGATCGTTCCAGACACGCTCCGACCAGGGTAGTCACGGTCACGGCGGTCAGAATGGCCAGAGGCAGGGGCAGGCCTGCGGTAGATGCGGCCACGGACAAGATGCCTCCAAGCATGACGAACTCGCCCTGGGCGAAGTTGATGATCCCCGTGGTGTTGAAGATGATGGTGAAGCCCAGGCCGGTCAGGCCGTAGGTAGCGCCTACGGTGACCCCGGTGATCAGATATTGGAGCAGGCTGGA contains:
- a CDS encoding branched-chain amino acid ABC transporter permease — encoded protein: MDPSSLLQYLITGVTVGATYGLTGLGFTIIFNTTGIINFAQGEFVMLGGILSVAASTAGLPLPLAILTAVTVTTLVGACLERSCIRPVSSSSTINLIIITIGASILIRGLVTLIWGKDTFALPHFSSMEPIRFFGAAMLPQSLWVLGITLILLVALKSFFARTMWGRGMLACSFDPRAAALMGIDVSRMAMASFMISAAVGAVGGVILAPLTMTSYDVGILLGLKGFAACILGGLGNPFGAAAGGVILGILESFGAGLLSSAYKDAITFVILLLLLFVRPTGLFGRSASERV